A stretch of the Nerophis ophidion isolate RoL-2023_Sa linkage group LG27, RoL_Noph_v1.0, whole genome shotgun sequence genome encodes the following:
- the bzw1a gene encoding eIF5-mimic protein 2-A isoform X1, protein MNNQKQQKPTLTGQRFKTRKRDEKERFDPTQFQESIVQGLNQTGSDLEAVAKFLDASGAKLDYRRYAETLFDILVAGGMLAPGGTLSDDLTRTEFCLFTAQEDLETMQAYAQVFNKLIRRYKYLEKGFEEEIKKLLLFLKGFTESERNKLAMLTGILLANGNISASILSSLFNENLVKEGVSAAFAVKLFKSWINERDINSVAGSLRKVGMDNRLMELFPANKRSCEHFSKYFTDAGLKELSDFARNQQSIGARKELQKELQEQMSRGDPLKEIIAFTKEEMKKANLSEQGMIGIIWTCVMSSVEWNKKEELVTEQAIKHLKQYSPLLKAFTSQDHSELSLLLKIQEYCYDNIHFMRAFQKIVVLLYKADVLGEEAILKWYTEAHLAKGKSVFLEQMKKFVEWLKNAEEESESDEEEAD, encoded by the exons ATGAATAATCAGAAGCAGCAAAAGCCAACGCTAACAGGCCAGCGTTTCAAAACTAGAAAAAGAG ATGAAAAGGAGAGATTTGACCCTACTCAGTTTCAAGAAAGTATCGTACAAGGCTTGAATCAAACTGGCTCTGACTTGGAGGCAGTTGCGAAGTTCCTTGATGCCTCTGGCGCCAAGCTTGACTACCGCCGCTATGCAGAGACACTCTTTGACATCCTGGTGGCCGGTGGAATGTTGG CCCCAGGTGGGACTCTCTCCGATGACCTGACCCGCACAGAGTTTTGCCTCTTTACGGCACAAGAAGACCTGGAGACAATGCAAGCTTATGCTCAG GTTTTTAACAAGCTGATCAGACGTTACAAGTACCTGGAGAAGGGATTTGAAGAGGAGATCAAGAAG TTGCTGCTGTTCCTAAAAGGGTTCACTGAGTCTGAGCGCAACAAGCTGGCCATGCTTACCGGTATTCTGTTAGCCAACGGAAACATATCGGCCTCCATCCTCAGCAGCCTCTTCAATGAGAATCTTGTCAAAGAGG GAGTGTCTGCGGCTTTTGCTGTCAAGCTGTTCAAGTCTTGGATCAATGAGAGAGACATCAACTCAGTCGCTGGAAGTCTCCGCAAAGTGGGCATGGACAACCGACTGATG GAACTCTTTCCTGCCAACAAACGGAGCTGCGAGCATTTTTCTAAGTACTTCACAGACGCTGGGCTGAAGGAGCTGTCCGACTTTGCTCGCAACCAGCAGTCCATTGGCGCCCGCAAAGAGCTGCAGAAGGAGCTCCAAGAGCAGATGTCCCGCGGAGACCCACTCAAGGAG ATCATTGCCTTCACCAAGGAGGAGATGAAAAAGGCCAACCTCTCTGAACAAGGCATGATCGGCATCATCTGGACCTGCGTGATGAGCTCTGTGGAGTGGAACAAGAAGGAAGAGCTGGTGACCGAACAAGCCATCAAACACTTGAAG CAATACAGCCCGCTGCTGAAAGCCTTCACCTCCCAGGATCATTCTGAGCTCAGCCTGTTGCTGAAGATCCAGGAGTACTGCTATGACAACATCCACTTCATGAGGGCCTTTCAGAAGATTGTGGTGCTCCTCTATAAAG cggacgtgTTGGGCGAAGAGGCCATACTGAAGTGGTATACGGAAGCCCACCTTGCCAAGGGGAAGAGTGTCTTCCTTGAGCAGATGAAAAAGTTTGTCGAGTGGTTGAAGAACGCAGAGGAAG agtctgaatccgacGAAGAGGAAGCAGACTAA
- the bzw1a gene encoding eIF5-mimic protein 2-A isoform X2: MPLAPSLTTAAMQRHSLTSWWPVECWPQVFNKLIRRYKYLEKGFEEEIKKLLLFLKGFTESERNKLAMLTGILLANGNISASILSSLFNENLVKEGVSAAFAVKLFKSWINERDINSVAGSLRKVGMDNRLMELFPANKRSCEHFSKYFTDAGLKELSDFARNQQSIGARKELQKELQEQMSRGDPLKEIIAFTKEEMKKANLSEQGMIGIIWTCVMSSVEWNKKEELVTEQAIKHLKQYSPLLKAFTSQDHSELSLLLKIQEYCYDNIHFMRAFQKIVVLLYKADVLGEEAILKWYTEAHLAKGKSVFLEQMKKFVEWLKNAEEESESDEEEAD, translated from the exons ATGCCTCTGGCGCCAAGCTTGACTACCGCCGCTATGCAGAGACACTCTTTGACATCCTGGTGGCCGGTGGAATGTTGG CCCCAG GTTTTTAACAAGCTGATCAGACGTTACAAGTACCTGGAGAAGGGATTTGAAGAGGAGATCAAGAAG TTGCTGCTGTTCCTAAAAGGGTTCACTGAGTCTGAGCGCAACAAGCTGGCCATGCTTACCGGTATTCTGTTAGCCAACGGAAACATATCGGCCTCCATCCTCAGCAGCCTCTTCAATGAGAATCTTGTCAAAGAGG GAGTGTCTGCGGCTTTTGCTGTCAAGCTGTTCAAGTCTTGGATCAATGAGAGAGACATCAACTCAGTCGCTGGAAGTCTCCGCAAAGTGGGCATGGACAACCGACTGATG GAACTCTTTCCTGCCAACAAACGGAGCTGCGAGCATTTTTCTAAGTACTTCACAGACGCTGGGCTGAAGGAGCTGTCCGACTTTGCTCGCAACCAGCAGTCCATTGGCGCCCGCAAAGAGCTGCAGAAGGAGCTCCAAGAGCAGATGTCCCGCGGAGACCCACTCAAGGAG ATCATTGCCTTCACCAAGGAGGAGATGAAAAAGGCCAACCTCTCTGAACAAGGCATGATCGGCATCATCTGGACCTGCGTGATGAGCTCTGTGGAGTGGAACAAGAAGGAAGAGCTGGTGACCGAACAAGCCATCAAACACTTGAAG CAATACAGCCCGCTGCTGAAAGCCTTCACCTCCCAGGATCATTCTGAGCTCAGCCTGTTGCTGAAGATCCAGGAGTACTGCTATGACAACATCCACTTCATGAGGGCCTTTCAGAAGATTGTGGTGCTCCTCTATAAAG cggacgtgTTGGGCGAAGAGGCCATACTGAAGTGGTATACGGAAGCCCACCTTGCCAAGGGGAAGAGTGTCTTCCTTGAGCAGATGAAAAAGTTTGTCGAGTGGTTGAAGAACGCAGAGGAAG agtctgaatccgacGAAGAGGAAGCAGACTAA